AAACAAAACTTTAATACCTTTTGTGGACGCCCCAAAAAAAGGGCTGGTGAGGGTTCTTTTCTTGGGTTATCGCACGTTAAGTCCTTGGCAATGCGATTCTTTGTGTGCATGTGTTTCTAGGGTGAGTTGTGTAAACTTAACTCTTGAAAGTGCAACCTTTATGGATTTAATGAAGATGCCCAGTGTTATAGAGTATGAATTTTTTATACTTTCTCTTGATTGTAACcacagttcatgaactttgttTGTTCGGTCATATCATAACTCATAAGAATAGTTTGATTATAGTGTTTCCTCTATTTCTAAGgatagtttgaaattttgaatagaaagttagtatgattttttttttttttggcagagtGCCTAATTCTTCTTCGTACATAGAATTTCGGTAGTAGGGTTAACCGGCCAATAACATGGCCTTTCCGAAATAAAACTGTATTGGTCCCTTTCTCTTGACAAGGAATTGTTATCTTTTCTCTTTATGCCACATTTTGTACCCAGCCTGCTGTCAGTACAGATTGTTTACTCcccaatgaatttttttataaaattttctttttttcttgacaTTATTAATTTGATTTCATGGTTTTCTTCTTACTTTGTGACACTGTTAATAACACATGAAACTCCAGCCGTTGAGGTACTGTTTTCACTTAAACAAACCAATCATATTGATATGTGTTTCTTACCATATGATGTGATATATAGATCCTGCATATGGAAATTGGTTAAGTATTGGCTGTCACTGTCAACCTATGAATCTTTTTCTtaacaattgaaaaagaaaaagaaataaaggatgTAGTTTTATGATCAATCTCCCCCTCCCTGTCTCTTTCCCCAAATATGGTAGGCCTCCATTGTCACTACAGTATTGGGTCTTGCTCTCACTTTCCATGCCTGCCATCATACCAGCTTATCGTCGTCCAAGAAGCTACTTCTTTTAGTGGTAAGACCTCTTGATATTTTTTCATCAATGTTTCTGTTTTGTATCCTGTTCCATATGTACATATTTTCTTAGAAGAATCTAATTTCACCTTATGGATCAAAATAGTACAATTATTTTGGTTGCTTCATTAAGTGCAAGTGAAGCACCCATCCTTCTACATCTCATTCATTTGTTGTATCatattttcctttatatatgATCATGGAAGAAGATTTCATTAATCATGCATATCATACAAATTTTTAATGTCTACAGGAAAAGGATAGACCATTGCCAAAGTTTGGTGAATGGGATGTCAATGACCCGGCCTCAGCTGAGGGGTTCACAGTAATCGTCAACAAGGCTCGGAATGAGAAAAAGACGGGTGGAAAGCCTGACTCACCACCAAAGGATGACTCAAAATATAACCACAGAGCAGTTCTTGGAAAGC
This genomic stretch from Quercus robur chromosome 4, dhQueRobu3.1, whole genome shotgun sequence harbors:
- the LOC126720938 gene encoding protein NOI4 isoform X6, with amino-acid sequence MAEKDRPLPKFGEWDVNDPASAEGFTVIVNKARNEKKTGGKPDSPPKDDSKYNHRAVLGKPHSQKKWCCCIQSAYAES